From Methylopila sp. M107, a single genomic window includes:
- a CDS encoding AMP-binding protein, whose protein sequence is MRLDPSWPDQLDNPVANLATLDDILVQNANRNGDATALFRPDGGALTWREADAAAAALAAVITEWRLGEDAVVGVQLGSSLEGAISCLAVWRAGLIPAMLPLAWRRRELSTALSSVGASAVLTLSRGGGAALAEIACEVAADLYAIRYVGCFGGDPPDGATPLDDVLVPSLNAAERQLRPTDDARNVAVVTFDAGHVPVARSHSELLAAALGPLVASRLSAQSALVSTLDLAGLGGLAVGLAPWIASGCAARFLQPSDTAGFAETLRDVEATHLVAPGRLAGRMAGDAAFDPSALEAVSLVWRAPDGRSAPVDLGTDVATIDVSLFGELGLYAAARAQPARFAALPVGEAGPEAFPPLIELRIGRDGRLAVRGPACPSAPFPAAPEAPRIAFDDDGFLETGLAGFADRTANRLSLGGRRRGVVQVGGLPLSIDDLDEAYRRAGVRTAPHAEDDPLFGARVALAAGAGEPSLESVATLLEAAGFGPALAPIEAAAQPVRRTA, encoded by the coding sequence ATGCGCCTCGACCCCTCATGGCCGGATCAGCTGGACAATCCGGTCGCCAATCTCGCGACCCTCGACGACATTCTGGTGCAGAACGCCAACCGTAACGGCGACGCGACGGCGCTGTTCCGCCCGGACGGCGGCGCGCTGACCTGGCGTGAGGCCGACGCCGCGGCGGCGGCGCTCGCGGCCGTGATCACGGAGTGGCGGCTCGGCGAGGACGCCGTCGTCGGCGTGCAGCTCGGTTCGAGCCTGGAAGGAGCGATCTCCTGCCTCGCCGTGTGGCGGGCGGGCCTCATCCCGGCCATGCTGCCGCTCGCCTGGCGTCGACGCGAACTGTCGACCGCGCTCAGCTCGGTCGGCGCGAGCGCAGTGCTGACGCTGTCGCGAGGCGGCGGCGCAGCGCTGGCGGAGATCGCCTGCGAGGTCGCGGCCGATCTCTACGCCATCCGCTATGTCGGTTGCTTCGGCGGCGACCCACCCGACGGCGCGACGCCGCTGGACGACGTTCTGGTCCCATCGCTGAACGCCGCCGAACGCCAGCTCCGCCCGACCGACGACGCGCGCAACGTCGCGGTGGTCACCTTCGACGCCGGCCATGTCCCGGTCGCGAGGTCGCACAGCGAACTGCTGGCGGCCGCGCTTGGGCCGTTGGTCGCCTCGCGCCTCTCGGCGCAGTCCGCACTGGTCTCGACCCTCGATCTGGCGGGGCTCGGCGGCCTCGCCGTCGGGCTCGCGCCGTGGATCGCCTCGGGTTGCGCGGCGCGGTTCCTCCAGCCCTCCGACACGGCCGGCTTCGCCGAGACGCTGCGGGACGTCGAGGCGACGCATCTGGTCGCACCGGGACGGCTGGCCGGCCGAATGGCCGGGGACGCGGCGTTCGATCCGTCGGCGCTGGAGGCCGTCAGCCTCGTATGGCGCGCGCCCGACGGACGCAGCGCGCCGGTCGACCTCGGGACCGACGTCGCGACCATCGACGTCTCGCTGTTCGGCGAACTCGGGCTTTACGCCGCCGCGCGCGCCCAGCCGGCGCGCTTCGCCGCCTTGCCGGTCGGCGAGGCGGGACCGGAAGCGTTCCCGCCGCTGATCGAGCTCAGGATCGGGCGGGACGGCAGGCTCGCGGTGCGCGGCCCCGCCTGTCCGTCGGCGCCCTTCCCGGCGGCCCCCGAAGCGCCGCGGATCGCCTTCGACGACGACGGCTTTCTCGAGACGGGCCTCGCGGGCTTCGCCGATCGCACGGCGAACCGCCTGTCGCTCGGCGGGCGGCGCAGGGGCGTCGTCCAGGTCGGCGGCCTGCCGCTTTCGATCGACGATCTCGACGAGGCCTATCGCAGGGCGGGCGTAAGGACGGCGCCGCACGCTGAGGACGACCCGCTGTTCGGCGCCCGCGTCGCGCTCGCCGCCGGGGCCGGCGAACCGAGCCTGGAAAGCGTCGCGACGCTGCTCGAGGCGGCCGGTTTCGGGCCGGCGCTGGCGCCGATCGAGGCGGCGGCCCAACCCGTGCGGCGAACCGCCTGA
- the hspQ gene encoding heat shock protein HspQ: MPAEERLAKFGIGDVVRHRVYAFRGVIYDVDHTFSNTEEWWESIPEDVRPRRDQPFYHLFAENAETEYVAYVSEQNLMPDTSGDPIRHPQVGEMFDRQGDGSYKIKVEISH; this comes from the coding sequence ATGCCCGCCGAAGAACGCCTCGCCAAATTCGGGATCGGTGATGTGGTGCGCCACCGGGTCTATGCGTTCCGAGGCGTCATCTACGACGTCGACCACACATTCTCGAACACCGAGGAGTGGTGGGAGTCGATCCCCGAAGACGTGAGGCCGCGGCGCGACCAGCCGTTCTACCACCTGTTCGCCGAGAACGCCGAAACCGAATACGTGGCCTACGTTTCGGAGCAGAACCTCATGCCCGACACCAGCGGCGACCCGATCCGCCATCCGCAGGTCGGCGAAATGTTCGATCGGCAGGGCGACGGCAGCTACAAGATCAAGGTCGAGATCTCGCACTGA
- a CDS encoding L,D-transpeptidase family protein codes for MTDRSAELLAATRREALKLGLGAAAAGVTAAQAAAQSFGAGEWKDRFDASSGAVATRTSSSRVPTLSRETASATEQAIASYQDIVGRGGWNTVPNGPRLKLGSTGERVVALRKRLMASGDLDPNVGMSPTFDSYVEGGVRRFQARHGLIPVGVVGDDTLSSLNIAAPTRLRQLEINLVRIRTMANGDMPSRYVMANVPAAEVETVEDGQVSARYTAVVGKVDRASPTPLDAKILQVNLNPFWTVPASIVKKDLIPQMQKDPKYLTKKNIQIIDKSGAVIPPEQINWQTDEATNYMYKQDPGEDNSMGTVRINMQNPDGVYMHDTPSKNLFGENARFHSSGCMRIQNVKELCTWLLKNQPNWNRRSLDAAIKTGNRIDIQVSPPIPVLWRYISGWGAADGTVQFREDIYGKDGTGELAMAGGGTSAATGQAGQ; via the coding sequence GTGACGGATCGTTCGGCGGAACTTCTTGCGGCGACGCGCCGCGAAGCGCTCAAGCTTGGGCTCGGAGCGGCCGCGGCGGGCGTCACGGCGGCGCAGGCGGCCGCGCAATCCTTCGGGGCCGGCGAATGGAAGGACCGTTTCGACGCCTCATCCGGCGCGGTCGCGACTCGCACCTCGTCGTCCCGCGTGCCGACGCTCAGCCGCGAAACCGCGAGCGCGACCGAACAGGCGATCGCGAGCTATCAGGACATCGTCGGCCGCGGCGGCTGGAACACCGTTCCGAACGGCCCGCGGCTGAAGCTCGGCTCGACCGGCGAGCGCGTCGTTGCGCTGCGCAAGCGCCTGATGGCGTCTGGCGATCTCGACCCGAACGTCGGCATGTCGCCGACCTTCGACAGCTATGTCGAAGGCGGCGTGCGCCGCTTCCAGGCCCGCCACGGCCTGATCCCGGTCGGCGTGGTCGGCGACGACACGCTGTCCTCGCTGAACATCGCGGCGCCGACGCGGCTTCGCCAGCTCGAGATCAACCTCGTGCGCATCCGCACCATGGCGAACGGCGACATGCCGTCCCGCTACGTCATGGCGAACGTGCCGGCGGCGGAAGTCGAGACCGTCGAGGACGGCCAGGTGTCGGCCCGCTACACGGCCGTGGTCGGCAAGGTCGACCGCGCCTCGCCGACGCCGCTCGACGCCAAGATCCTGCAGGTCAATCTCAACCCGTTCTGGACGGTCCCGGCTTCCATCGTGAAGAAGGACCTGATCCCGCAGATGCAGAAAGACCCGAAGTATCTGACGAAGAAGAACATCCAGATCATCGACAAGAGCGGCGCCGTCATCCCGCCCGAGCAGATCAACTGGCAGACCGACGAAGCCACGAACTACATGTACAAGCAGGATCCCGGCGAGGACAACTCGATGGGAACGGTGCGCATTAACATGCAGAATCCGGACGGGGTCTACATGCACGACACGCCGTCGAAGAACCTGTTCGGCGAGAATGCGCGCTTCCACTCCTCGGGCTGCATGCGCATCCAGAACGTCAAGGAACTCTGCACCTGGCTGCTGAAGAACCAACCGAACTGGAACCGCCGTTCGCTCGACGCCGCGATCAAGACCGGCAACCGGATCGACATCCAGGTGTCGCCGCCGATCCCGGTTCTCTGGCGCTACATTTCGGGCTGGGGCGCGGCGGATGGCACGGTGCAGTTCCGCGAGGACATTTACGGCAAGGACGGCACCGGCGAGCTCGCAATGGCGGGCGGCGGGACCTCGGCCGCGACCGGCCAGGCTGGCCAGTGA
- a CDS encoding CoA ester lyase, protein MIVPSAYYRPLALGAPAPFREPPVTVERMIHFVPPHVEKIRARAGDLAKQVDVVLGNLEDAVPADAKEAARSGFIEMAKANDFGAAGLWIRMNALDSPWALDDVIEIVGAVGNKLDVIMLPKVEGSWDIHYLDRLLAQLEARHKIERPIMIHAILETAQGVMNVEEIAAASPRMHGMSLGPADLAASRRMKTTRVGGGHPGYGVLVDKGAEGEARAFYQQDLWHYTIAKMVDACAANGIKPFYGPFGDFSDGPACESQFRNAFLMGCVGAWTLHPSQVEIAKRVFSPDVEEVKFAKRIVDAMPDGTGAVMLDGKMQDDATWKQAKVIVDLAKQIAEREPELAERYGL, encoded by the coding sequence ATGATCGTTCCGAGCGCCTATTATCGTCCGCTCGCGCTCGGCGCGCCGGCTCCCTTCCGCGAGCCGCCCGTGACGGTCGAGCGCATGATCCATTTCGTGCCGCCGCATGTGGAGAAGATCCGCGCCCGCGCCGGCGACCTCGCCAAGCAGGTCGACGTCGTGCTCGGCAATCTGGAAGACGCGGTGCCGGCCGACGCCAAGGAGGCGGCGCGTTCCGGCTTCATCGAGATGGCGAAGGCGAATGATTTCGGCGCCGCGGGCCTCTGGATCCGCATGAACGCGCTCGACAGCCCGTGGGCGCTCGACGACGTGATCGAGATCGTCGGCGCGGTCGGGAACAAGCTCGACGTCATCATGCTGCCGAAGGTCGAGGGCTCGTGGGACATCCACTATCTCGACCGCCTGCTCGCCCAGCTCGAGGCGCGCCACAAGATCGAACGCCCGATCATGATCCACGCGATCCTCGAAACCGCGCAGGGCGTCATGAACGTCGAGGAGATCGCGGCCGCGAGCCCCCGCATGCACGGCATGAGCCTCGGACCCGCCGACCTCGCGGCCTCGCGCCGGATGAAGACGACGCGCGTCGGCGGCGGCCATCCGGGCTACGGCGTGCTGGTCGACAAGGGCGCCGAAGGCGAGGCCCGCGCGTTCTACCAGCAGGATCTGTGGCACTACACCATCGCCAAGATGGTCGACGCCTGCGCGGCCAACGGCATCAAGCCGTTCTACGGCCCGTTCGGCGATTTCTCCGACGGCCCGGCCTGCGAGAGCCAGTTCCGCAACGCCTTCCTGATGGGCTGCGTCGGCGCGTGGACGCTGCACCCCTCCCAGGTCGAGATCGCGAAACGCGTGTTCTCGCCGGACGTCGAGGAGGTGAAGTTCGCCAAGCGCATCGTCGACGCCATGCCGGACGGCACCGGCGCCGTGATGCTCGACGGCAAGATGCAGGACGACGCCACCTGGAAACAGGCCAAGGTCATCGTCGACCTCGCCAAGCAGATCGCCGAGCGCGAGCCCGAGCTCGCCGAGCGCTACGGTCTCTGA
- a CDS encoding GGDEF domain-containing protein: MGRILLKTAVFTAASVAASLIMCFMANMFLGGITFGWWCMAALCPFVIASAVGFHIFTQNERLATANADLERARAVLAEALERQREYARLDHMTGLLNRESFYREIEHRRRKSDHGSILLIDADEFKSINDTYGHEAGDLALRAIADAIARNVRNKDVVGRVGGEEFAVMLSAADYVDAGTVAERIRADVFALPFEPAPTRRLTVSIGGAELSAASATDEAMRIADRNLYAAKRQGRNRVVLATIADTAA; this comes from the coding sequence ATGGGTCGCATCCTGCTCAAAACCGCCGTCTTCACCGCCGCTTCCGTCGCGGCGTCGTTGATCATGTGCTTCATGGCGAACATGTTTCTGGGCGGCATCACGTTCGGATGGTGGTGCATGGCGGCGCTGTGCCCCTTCGTCATCGCCTCCGCTGTCGGGTTCCACATCTTCACGCAGAACGAGCGCCTTGCGACTGCGAACGCGGACCTCGAGCGCGCGCGCGCCGTTCTGGCCGAAGCGCTGGAGAGGCAGCGGGAATACGCCCGGCTCGACCACATGACCGGACTGCTCAACCGGGAATCCTTCTATCGCGAGATCGAGCACAGGCGGCGCAAGTCTGATCACGGGTCGATCCTGCTGATCGACGCCGACGAGTTCAAATCGATCAACGACACCTACGGCCACGAAGCCGGCGATCTCGCGCTCAGGGCGATCGCCGACGCAATCGCGCGCAACGTGAGGAACAAGGACGTCGTCGGCCGAGTCGGCGGCGAGGAGTTCGCGGTGATGCTGTCCGCCGCCGACTATGTGGACGCCGGCACGGTCGCCGAACGGATTAGGGCGGACGTCTTCGCCCTGCCGTTTGAGCCGGCGCCGACGCGCCGGCTGACCGTCAGCATCGGCGGCGCGGAACTCAGCGCCGCCTCGGCGACCGACGAAGCGATGCGGATTGCGGACCGCAACCTGTACGCCGCCAAGCGCCAGGGCAGAAACCGCGTCGTGCTGGCGACGATCGCCGATACGGCCGCATGA
- a CDS encoding extracellular solute-binding protein, whose product MERLRRTELPIGRRSILKAALAIAPAIAVGGRVRAGGPAPRLPAEPGLPLLHGVAMHGRPALPAGFEHLPYVRPDAPKGGRITQGAAGTFDTLNPYVYRGVAAQGLRGFVYESLLARSFDEPFSMYGLIAETIELPDDRSFVVFHVDPRARFSDGEPVGADDLLFTFELLRDHGHPSFRANYRRVTAANVEDARTIRFDLPPEDRELPLVLGLMPVLPMHATDLRRFEETSFKPIAGTGPYIVSNVDPGRSITYRRDPNYWGRDLNVNRGLNNFDEVRYDYYRDDSTMFEAFKKGLIDIRLEGDPTRWTTGYAFPAVKRGEVVPEGFESGLPWGMNAFVFNTRKPVFADVRVREALGELFDYEWLDKNIFDGATTRTQSYFEGSELASTGRPADARERELLKPFPGAVREDVLEGRWGAPVSDGAGRDRERLRAALDGLKEAGWILKGGDLVRASTGEPLRFEILVDSKDHERLALAFSRNLERAGVKATVRLVEAVNGFRRRQIYDFDMIIYNWYSSLSPGLEQRKFWGERAADSPGERNYMGVKEPAIDAMIDALITARERADFVSAVRALDRVLLSGFYVVPLFHLKERWIARWKQIERPETTPLFGPVTDTWWRSPATAG is encoded by the coding sequence ATGGAGAGACTGCGCCGAACCGAGCTTCCGATCGGCCGACGGTCGATCCTGAAAGCGGCCCTCGCGATCGCGCCTGCGATCGCGGTGGGCGGGCGCGTGCGCGCCGGGGGGCCCGCGCCCCGGCTTCCCGCCGAACCCGGCCTCCCGCTGCTGCACGGAGTCGCGATGCATGGCAGGCCGGCGCTGCCTGCGGGCTTCGAACACCTGCCCTATGTCCGGCCCGACGCGCCGAAGGGCGGCCGCATCACGCAAGGGGCGGCGGGAACGTTCGACACGCTGAACCCCTACGTCTATCGCGGCGTGGCGGCGCAGGGCCTGCGCGGCTTCGTTTATGAGAGCCTGCTGGCGCGCTCGTTCGACGAGCCGTTCTCGATGTACGGGCTGATCGCCGAGACGATCGAACTGCCGGACGACCGCAGCTTCGTCGTGTTCCATGTCGACCCGCGCGCACGGTTCTCGGACGGCGAGCCGGTTGGCGCGGACGACCTGCTGTTCACGTTCGAGCTGCTGCGCGACCACGGGCATCCGTCGTTTCGGGCCAATTACCGGCGCGTGACCGCGGCGAACGTCGAGGACGCGCGCACCATCCGCTTCGACCTGCCGCCTGAGGATCGCGAGCTTCCGCTTGTGCTCGGGCTGATGCCGGTCCTGCCGATGCACGCGACCGACTTGCGGCGTTTCGAGGAGACGAGCTTCAAGCCGATCGCCGGCACCGGTCCCTATATCGTCAGCAATGTCGATCCGGGTCGGTCGATCACATATCGTCGCGATCCGAACTACTGGGGCCGCGACCTCAACGTGAACCGCGGCCTGAACAATTTCGACGAGGTCCGCTACGACTACTATCGCGACGATTCGACGATGTTCGAGGCGTTCAAGAAGGGCCTGATCGACATCCGCCTGGAGGGCGATCCGACCCGTTGGACGACCGGCTACGCGTTTCCGGCGGTCAAGCGCGGCGAAGTGGTCCCCGAAGGATTCGAGTCCGGTCTGCCCTGGGGCATGAACGCCTTCGTGTTCAACACGCGCAAACCGGTTTTCGCGGACGTCAGGGTGCGCGAGGCGCTGGGCGAGCTGTTCGACTACGAGTGGCTCGACAAGAACATCTTCGACGGCGCGACCACGCGGACGCAGAGCTATTTCGAGGGCTCCGAACTCGCCTCGACGGGGCGGCCGGCCGACGCGCGCGAGCGCGAACTGCTGAAGCCGTTCCCGGGCGCCGTGCGCGAGGACGTGCTCGAGGGTCGGTGGGGCGCGCCCGTCAGCGACGGCGCCGGGAGGGACCGCGAGCGGCTCCGCGCAGCGCTCGACGGGCTGAAAGAGGCGGGCTGGATTCTCAAGGGCGGCGACCTCGTGCGGGCGTCGACTGGGGAGCCGCTGCGCTTCGAGATTCTTGTGGACAGCAAGGACCACGAGCGGCTTGCGCTCGCGTTTTCGCGCAATCTCGAACGCGCGGGCGTCAAGGCGACGGTCCGGCTGGTCGAAGCCGTCAATGGCTTCCGGCGACGGCAGATCTACGACTTCGATATGATCATCTACAACTGGTACTCGTCGCTGTCGCCTGGCCTCGAACAGAGGAAGTTTTGGGGCGAGCGCGCCGCCGACAGTCCGGGCGAACGCAACTACATGGGCGTCAAGGAGCCCGCGATCGACGCCATGATCGACGCTCTCATCACGGCGCGCGAGCGCGCCGACTTCGTGTCGGCCGTCCGCGCGCTCGACCGCGTTCTGCTGTCCGGCTTCTATGTCGTCCCGCTCTTCCACTTGAAGGAACGCTGGATCGCGCGCTGGAAGCAGATCGAGCGTCCCGAGACCACGCCCCTGTTCGGCCCGGTCACAGACACGTGGTGGCGGTCGCCCGCCACGGCCGGCTGA
- a CDS encoding sulfatase, translating to MGLKTVTRRGFVAGATAIAAGGTLAAPSVVRAAAKKPNILFIAVDDLNDWIEPLGGYPGVKTPNLKRLAAKTRSFKRAYTPAPACSPARSSLLFGVQPFHSGVYTNYEQWQLGSRLVGQTSLPRFLKDQGYLTVGAGKIFHDGWRSPTSRPRANDPKAWSDYDFCIKDDQVCEISGEDLEDAVQFTEELTFGETDLKGSEMPDIASLKWFNKRVLQTKHDKPFFGAIGLRKPHGPFVVPRKYFNLYPEESLRYPPGVLDPTHNLLSSNKDVKDLPPAAIAMLKQFGEKDHKRIIGGGYWKDIVRAYLATISFSDYCLGLILNAWLDGPNASNTIVVLWSDHGWQLGEKLGWRKFTLWERATRVPYMIGGTFGGREIRAGVESAPVSTLSFFPTIAELALGSVPSASDLGGLKLDGISQRRRLLDQSSESPPAVSTWLLKTDDQAGEARQRHFSVRSARYRLISYGNGDRELYDHNDDPYEFNNLLFKPTSAALAAADSLAKYLPKPSECVARAKADSA from the coding sequence ATGGGCCTGAAGACCGTCACACGGCGCGGCTTCGTCGCCGGCGCCACGGCGATCGCGGCGGGCGGGACGCTCGCCGCGCCCAGCGTGGTCAGGGCGGCCGCGAAGAAGCCCAACATCCTGTTCATCGCCGTCGACGACCTGAACGACTGGATCGAGCCGCTAGGCGGCTACCCGGGCGTCAAGACGCCCAACCTCAAGCGGCTCGCGGCCAAGACCCGATCGTTCAAGCGCGCCTACACCCCGGCGCCGGCCTGCAGCCCGGCGCGCTCCTCGTTGCTGTTCGGCGTGCAGCCGTTCCATTCCGGCGTCTACACGAACTACGAGCAGTGGCAGCTCGGATCGCGCCTCGTCGGCCAGACATCGCTGCCGCGTTTCCTCAAGGATCAGGGCTATCTCACCGTCGGCGCAGGAAAAATCTTCCATGACGGCTGGCGCTCTCCCACCAGCAGGCCGCGCGCCAACGACCCCAAGGCGTGGTCGGACTATGATTTCTGCATCAAGGACGATCAGGTCTGTGAAATCTCGGGTGAGGATCTGGAGGACGCCGTCCAGTTCACCGAAGAGCTGACCTTCGGCGAGACGGACCTCAAGGGCTCCGAGATGCCGGACATCGCGAGCCTCAAATGGTTCAACAAGCGCGTGCTGCAGACGAAGCACGACAAGCCGTTCTTCGGCGCGATCGGCCTGCGCAAGCCGCACGGGCCGTTCGTGGTCCCTCGCAAGTATTTCAATCTCTACCCGGAAGAGTCACTGCGGTATCCGCCCGGCGTGCTCGATCCGACCCACAATCTGCTGTCGTCGAACAAGGATGTGAAGGATCTGCCGCCGGCCGCGATCGCGATGCTCAAGCAGTTCGGCGAAAAGGACCACAAGCGCATCATCGGCGGCGGCTACTGGAAGGACATCGTCCGCGCCTATCTCGCGACGATCAGCTTCTCGGACTACTGCCTCGGCCTGATCCTCAACGCCTGGCTCGACGGCCCGAACGCCTCGAACACGATCGTCGTGCTGTGGAGCGACCATGGCTGGCAGCTCGGAGAAAAACTCGGCTGGCGCAAGTTCACGCTCTGGGAGCGGGCGACGCGGGTGCCCTACATGATCGGCGGCACGTTCGGCGGCCGGGAGATACGGGCGGGCGTCGAGAGCGCTCCGGTGAGCACGCTCAGCTTCTTCCCTACGATCGCCGAGCTTGCGCTCGGGTCGGTCCCGAGCGCGTCGGACCTCGGCGGGCTCAAGCTGGACGGGATCTCCCAGCGCCGCCGGTTGCTGGACCAGAGCTCGGAGTCGCCCCCCGCTGTCAGCACCTGGCTGCTCAAGACCGACGATCAGGCCGGCGAGGCGCGCCAGAGGCATTTTTCCGTCCGCTCGGCGCGATACCGATTGATCTCCTACGGCAACGGCGACCGCGAGCTCTACGACCACAACGACGACCCCTACGAGTTCAACAACCTGCTGTTCAAGCCGACCAGCGCGGCGCTCGCGGCGGCCGACAGCCTGGCGAAATACCTGCCGAAACCATCGGAATGCGTGGCGCGGGCGAAAGCCGACAGCGCCTGA
- a CDS encoding invasion associated locus B family protein → MTLGKFARLAVASTAIVWAGQALAQDAPKPAAPAQGQGGPGPMPMTPPPAPQPEWVKICNTDDKAKKEVCLTSRDVRTETGQNVASIAIRQISGEPKKFFLAAVPPGLLIQPGVRVAVDQNQPANGKYSICFPNACYAEVEITESFFKNMQKGKNLVVQAMNQQAKTVNFPVSLDGFGKAYEGPALDAKQVAEQKDKDNEAMQRKAQELRDKMQVPSNAAQPNDGGPAPGGKAPVKTQ, encoded by the coding sequence ATGACTTTGGGGAAGTTCGCGCGTCTCGCTGTCGCCTCGACGGCGATCGTCTGGGCCGGCCAGGCGCTCGCCCAGGACGCGCCGAAGCCGGCTGCGCCGGCGCAGGGCCAGGGCGGTCCGGGACCGATGCCGATGACGCCGCCGCCTGCGCCGCAGCCGGAATGGGTCAAGATCTGCAACACCGACGACAAGGCGAAGAAGGAGGTGTGCCTGACCTCCCGTGACGTCCGGACCGAGACCGGCCAGAACGTCGCGTCGATCGCGATCCGCCAGATCTCGGGCGAGCCGAAGAAGTTCTTCCTGGCGGCCGTGCCTCCCGGGCTGCTGATCCAGCCTGGCGTCCGCGTCGCGGTGGACCAGAACCAGCCCGCCAACGGCAAGTACTCGATCTGCTTCCCGAACGCCTGCTACGCCGAAGTCGAGATCACGGAATCCTTCTTCAAGAACATGCAGAAGGGCAAGAACCTCGTCGTCCAGGCGATGAACCAGCAGGCCAAGACGGTGAACTTCCCCGTGAGCCTCGACGGCTTCGGCAAGGCCTATGAGGGCCCGGCCCTCGACGCCAAGCAGGTCGCCGAGCAGAAGGACAAGGACAACGAGGCCATGCAGCGCAAGGCCCAGGAACTGCGCGACAAGATGCAGGTCCCGAGCAACGCGGCCCAGCCGAACGACGGCGGCCCGGCGCCAGGCGGCAAGGCTCCCGTTAAGACCCAGTAA
- the glyA gene encoding serine hydroxymethyltransferase encodes MSVTETQGKEAESRFFQASLAEVDPELADAVKSELGRQRDEIELIASENIVSRAVLEAQGSVLTNKYAEGYPGKRYYGGCQYVDVAEQLAIDRAKKLFNCEFANVQPHSGAQANGAVFLALLQPGDTFMGLDLAAGGHLTHGAKAAISGKWFNAVGYNVRKEDQRIDMEEVAKLAREHKPKLIIAGGSAYPRQIDFAAFRKIADEVGAYFMVDMAHFAGLVAGGQHPNPLDHAHVATTTTHKTLRGPRGGMILTNDEALAKKFNSAVFPGLQGGPLMHVIAAKAVAFGEALKPDYKLYIQNVIANAKALAENLKGHGFDIVSGGTDTHLMLVDLRPKKLTGKVSEIALGRAHITCNKNGIPYDPEKPMTTSGIRLGTPAGTTRGFGVSEFQEIGDLIATVLDVLSQKGTDEDSEVEAKVRGEVAKLTERFPLYAD; translated from the coding sequence ATGTCCGTGACCGAAACCCAGGGCAAGGAAGCGGAAAGCCGCTTCTTCCAGGCGAGCCTCGCCGAGGTCGATCCTGAGCTCGCAGACGCCGTGAAGTCCGAACTCGGCCGCCAGCGCGACGAGATCGAGCTGATCGCCTCCGAGAACATCGTCTCGCGCGCGGTGCTCGAGGCCCAGGGCTCGGTCCTGACCAACAAGTACGCCGAGGGCTATCCGGGCAAGCGCTACTATGGCGGCTGCCAGTATGTCGACGTCGCCGAGCAGCTCGCGATCGACCGCGCCAAGAAGCTTTTCAACTGCGAGTTCGCGAACGTCCAGCCGCATTCGGGCGCACAGGCGAACGGCGCCGTGTTCCTGGCGCTGCTCCAGCCGGGCGACACCTTCATGGGCCTCGACCTCGCGGCCGGCGGCCACCTCACCCACGGCGCGAAGGCCGCGATCTCGGGCAAGTGGTTCAACGCGGTCGGCTACAATGTCCGCAAGGAAGACCAGCGCATCGACATGGAAGAGGTCGCCAAGCTTGCGCGCGAGCACAAGCCGAAGCTGATCATCGCGGGCGGCTCGGCCTATCCGCGCCAGATCGACTTCGCGGCGTTCCGCAAGATCGCGGACGAAGTCGGCGCCTACTTCATGGTCGACATGGCGCATTTCGCGGGCCTCGTCGCCGGCGGCCAGCACCCGAACCCGCTCGACCACGCCCATGTCGCGACCACCACGACGCACAAGACGCTTCGCGGACCGCGCGGCGGCATGATCCTGACGAACGACGAGGCGCTCGCCAAGAAGTTCAACTCGGCTGTGTTCCCCGGCCTGCAGGGCGGCCCGCTCATGCACGTCATCGCGGCCAAGGCCGTCGCGTTCGGCGAGGCGCTGAAGCCGGACTACAAGCTCTACATCCAGAACGTTATCGCCAACGCCAAGGCGCTCGCCGAGAACCTCAAGGGCCATGGCTTCGACATCGTCTCGGGCGGCACCGACACGCATCTGATGCTGGTCGACCTGCGCCCGAAGAAGCTGACCGGCAAGGTTTCCGAGATCGCGCTCGGCCGCGCCCACATCACCTGCAACAAGAACGGCATCCCGTATGATCCGGAAAAGCCGATGACGACCTCCGGCATCCGTCTCGGCACGCCCGCCGGCACCACCCGCGGCTTCGGCGTCTCGGAGTTCCAGGAGATCGGCGACCTGATCGCGACGGTGCTCGACGTGCTGTCGCAGAAGGGCACGGACGAGGACTCGGAGGTCGAGGCCAAGGTGCGCGGCGAAGTCGCCAAGCTCACCGAGCGATTCCCGCTCTACGCCGACTGA